One Streptomyces sp. NBC_01217 genomic region harbors:
- a CDS encoding nitroreductase family deazaflavin-dependent oxidoreductase codes for MAPGVRLVQKVSSTRAFVRVAPHVIPAMDRTVHRLTRGKVLLSARMLPGLILTVPGARSGRLRTTPLACMPENETDGTEGTEGGGAGQSWILVGSNFGRTGHPAWTANLLAGPGKAVVNWRGQDIPVRATLLEGAERDAVWQTALKFWPPYAAYQARIEREIRLFRLERREEPAA; via the coding sequence ATGGCGCCCGGCGTCCGGCTGGTCCAGAAGGTCTCCTCGACCCGTGCGTTCGTGAGGGTCGCCCCGCATGTCATCCCCGCCATGGACCGTACGGTGCACCGGCTCACGCGCGGCAAGGTGCTGCTCAGCGCCCGGATGCTGCCGGGGCTGATCCTGACGGTGCCGGGGGCCAGGAGCGGGCGGCTCAGGACCACTCCGCTGGCCTGCATGCCGGAGAACGAGACGGACGGAACGGAGGGAACGGAGGGGGGCGGGGCGGGGCAGAGCTGGATTCTCGTCGGCAGCAACTTCGGCCGTACGGGGCACCCTGCCTGGACCGCGAATCTGCTGGCCGGTCCCGGAAAGGCCGTCGTCAACTGGCGGGGCCAGGACATTCCGGTGCGTGCCACGCTGCTGGAGGGCGCGGAACGGGATGCGGTGTGGCAGACGGCGCTGAAGTTCTGGCCGCCCTATGCGGCGTACCAGGCGCGGATCGAGAGGGAGATACGGCTCTTCAGGCTGGAACGGCGGGAGGAGCCCGCGGCCTGA
- a CDS encoding Zn-ribbon domain-containing OB-fold protein: protein MDSLLLPVVDEDGAPFWEYAARGELRVQACAAPGCGSLRFPPRPCCPHCRSFESEWRAMSGRGRIWSYVVPHPPLLPAYAAQAPYNAVVVELADAPHIRLVGNVVSGPDAPLNSVDPARLRIGAPVKAVFAPVSPELTLVRWQLER from the coding sequence ATGGACTCGCTGCTTCTGCCCGTTGTCGACGAGGACGGCGCGCCGTTCTGGGAGTACGCCGCCCGGGGTGAACTCCGCGTCCAGGCCTGCGCCGCCCCCGGCTGCGGCAGCCTCCGCTTCCCGCCCCGGCCCTGCTGCCCGCACTGCCGGTCGTTCGAGAGCGAGTGGCGGGCGATGAGCGGGCGCGGGCGCATCTGGTCGTACGTCGTGCCGCATCCGCCGCTGCTGCCCGCGTACGCCGCGCAGGCCCCGTACAACGCAGTCGTCGTCGAACTGGCCGATGCCCCGCACATCCGGCTGGTCGGCAATGTGGTCAGCGGACCGGATGCGCCGTTGAACTCGGTCGATCCGGCGAGGCTGCGGATCGGGGCGCCGGTGAAGGCCGTCTTCGCGCCGGTGAGCCCGGAACTGACCCTGGTCCGCTGGCAGCTGGAGCGGTGA
- a CDS encoding lipid-transfer protein: protein MAALKDVTAIAGIGQTAFAKQLPESEKALACRAIVAALDDAGIAASQVDAFASYTMEETDEVEIAKAIGAGDVTFFSKVGYGGGGSCATVAHLAAAVATGQASVGVAWRSRKRGSGPRPWRNTTAQLPTPAQWTRPYGLLRPADEIGMLARRYMHEYGATRDHLFNVALACRNRANQNPDAVMYERPLTRDMYMTSRWISEPLCLFDNCLETDGALACVIVSAERARDCRQKPVYIHSVAQGLPAQHHGMVNYWNDDPLTGPAWTAARQLWKQADFGPDDVDVAQIYDAFTPLIPLSLEGYGFCGRGEGAAFTEGGALESGGRLPVNTGGGGLSEAYVHGFNLITEGVKQLRGLSTAQVPGAGTCLVTAGEGVPTSAVLLRS, encoded by the coding sequence GTGGCGGCGCTCAAGGACGTGACAGCGATAGCCGGCATAGGGCAGACGGCGTTCGCGAAGCAACTGCCCGAATCCGAGAAGGCCTTGGCCTGCCGGGCCATCGTCGCGGCGCTCGACGACGCGGGCATCGCCGCTTCGCAAGTGGATGCCTTCGCCTCGTACACGATGGAGGAGACCGACGAGGTCGAGATCGCCAAGGCCATCGGGGCGGGCGATGTCACCTTCTTCAGCAAGGTGGGGTACGGCGGCGGCGGATCGTGTGCGACGGTCGCGCATCTCGCCGCCGCCGTCGCGACCGGGCAGGCGAGCGTCGGGGTCGCCTGGCGGTCACGGAAGCGGGGCTCGGGGCCCCGGCCCTGGCGGAACACCACCGCGCAGCTGCCCACCCCCGCCCAGTGGACCCGGCCGTACGGGCTGCTGCGGCCCGCCGACGAGATCGGGATGCTCGCACGGCGGTACATGCACGAGTACGGAGCCACCCGCGACCATCTCTTCAACGTCGCCCTCGCCTGCCGCAACCGCGCCAACCAGAACCCGGACGCGGTGATGTACGAGCGGCCACTGACCCGCGACATGTATATGACCTCGCGATGGATCAGCGAACCGCTCTGCCTCTTCGACAACTGCCTTGAGACCGACGGGGCGTTGGCCTGCGTCATCGTCTCCGCCGAGCGGGCCCGCGACTGCCGGCAGAAGCCCGTCTACATCCATTCCGTCGCCCAGGGGCTGCCCGCCCAGCACCATGGCATGGTCAACTACTGGAACGACGACCCGCTCACCGGACCCGCCTGGACGGCCGCCCGACAGCTGTGGAAACAGGCCGACTTCGGGCCGGACGACGTGGACGTCGCGCAGATCTACGACGCGTTCACCCCGCTCATTCCGCTTTCCCTGGAGGGCTACGGCTTCTGCGGGCGCGGCGAGGGCGCCGCGTTCACCGAGGGCGGGGCGCTGGAGAGCGGCGGGCGGCTGCCCGTCAACACCGGGGGCGGCGGGCTCAGCGAGGCCTATGTGCATGGCTTCAACCTCATCACCGAGGGCGTGAAGCAGCTGCGCGGTCTCTCCACCGCCCAGGTCCCGGGCGCCGGGACGTGCCTGGTCACCGCAGGTGAGGGCGTGCCGACCTCCGCCGTACTGCTGAGGAGCTGA
- a CDS encoding TetR family transcriptional regulator yields MTGQVRTVDGRVAGRRGQATRQKLLDCLSEMLSSSPYRDVKVIDVARKAGTSPATFYQYFPDVEGAVLEIAEEMAKEGAGLTELVAGRSWVGKAGWQTAEELVEGFLDFWRHHDAILRVVDLGAAEGDKRFYKIRMKILNSVTNSLTDSVKELQSKGKVDKDVSAAAMAGSLVAMLAAVASHQKGFTTWGVKQAELKPNLALLVHLGITGKKPTK; encoded by the coding sequence ATGACAGGACAAGTACGCACCGTCGACGGCCGCGTGGCCGGTCGACGCGGACAGGCGACGCGGCAGAAGCTGCTCGACTGCCTCAGCGAGATGCTCAGTTCCTCGCCGTACCGGGACGTCAAAGTCATCGACGTGGCCCGGAAGGCGGGGACTTCACCCGCGACCTTCTACCAATACTTCCCCGACGTCGAGGGCGCCGTCCTCGAAATCGCCGAAGAAATGGCCAAGGAGGGCGCCGGGTTGACAGAACTGGTCGCAGGCCGCTCCTGGGTCGGCAAGGCCGGCTGGCAGACAGCCGAAGAACTCGTCGAGGGCTTCCTCGACTTCTGGCGACATCATGACGCGATCCTGCGCGTGGTCGACCTCGGAGCGGCCGAGGGCGACAAGCGCTTCTACAAGATCCGCATGAAGATCCTGAACTCTGTCACCAACTCCCTTACGGATTCGGTGAAGGAGCTCCAATCCAAGGGGAAGGTCGACAAGGACGTCAGCGCCGCCGCGATGGCGGGCTCGCTGGTCGCGATGCTGGCCGCGGTCGCCTCGCACCAGAAGGGCTTCACGACCTGGGGCGTCAAGCAGGCCGAACTGAAGCCGAATCTCGCACTGTTGGTGCATCTGGGCATCACCGGCAAGAAGCCGACGAAGTAG
- a CDS encoding serine/threonine-protein kinase, whose protein sequence is MVEQLTQHDPRRIGPFEVLGRLGAGGMGLVYLARSASGRRVAIKTVRTELAEDQLFRVRFTREVEAARAVSGFYTAAVVDADPRAAVPWLATAYVPAPSLEEIVSECGPMPAQAVRWLAAGIAEALQSIHGAGLVHRDMKPSNVLVVEDGPRVIDFGIASGVSNTRLTMTNVAVGTPAYMSPEQARDSRSVTGASDVFSLGSTLVFAATGHAPFHGANPVETVFMLLREGPDLEGLPDELRPLIESCMQMDAGLRPTPADLQAQLAPHLFASGSDDSGTASAWLPTSATAMIEQRRGGGRRTSAPAPAPAPVPPPPQQPPGADRDTAWRSGADLRSPAAAADRLPDGAGPVRLAGAKVPIGPGPRAQDVRAAATAVADAGPATAWVRPPAGVNGTIPAAPPAPLPAPAHAPETAPPGPDRWRPWRFRMSNDVWGTPVVAGDLLYVTSFEVHALDVGNGRRQFKTRDVAWVMAVEGGRIHASDGPSLYALDAATGAERWRLQTDAWVYSLKADRGTVVTGTRGGGVQAWEASTGEKLWESGGVQTDFETAEAGPAIHDGTVYLWQDARLRAVDARTGIERWSYPIGDAASCGGVPVRVTAAPDGFVYVSAGARVLAVDTASGRVRWHFESPAVFLSPPAFAPGPAVAGGGVYLADYLGTVYALDASTGKDRWRIATEARQSIEPVLVAAGNVHVGSGSALYTLDAVTGTPKWRFAAGGEVVGAPVVADGRVHFGSADHVLYTLDAAGGQLRWKLATGGEITGSPVARAGVVYACSKDRCVYALDALKGTGTGNRPRA, encoded by the coding sequence GTGGTGGAGCAGCTGACGCAGCACGACCCGAGGCGGATCGGCCCGTTCGAGGTGCTGGGACGGCTCGGGGCCGGTGGCATGGGGCTGGTCTATCTCGCCCGCTCGGCTTCGGGCCGGCGGGTGGCGATCAAGACGGTACGTACGGAACTCGCCGAGGACCAGCTGTTCCGGGTCCGCTTCACACGCGAGGTGGAGGCCGCCCGCGCCGTGAGCGGCTTCTACACGGCCGCGGTGGTGGACGCCGACCCGCGGGCCGCCGTGCCGTGGCTGGCCACCGCCTATGTGCCGGCCCCGTCGCTCGAAGAGATAGTGAGTGAGTGCGGGCCCATGCCGGCGCAGGCGGTGCGCTGGCTGGCCGCCGGTATCGCCGAGGCGCTCCAGTCGATCCATGGCGCGGGGCTCGTCCATCGCGACATGAAGCCGTCGAACGTGCTCGTCGTCGAGGACGGCCCCCGGGTGATCGACTTCGGGATCGCGTCCGGGGTCTCCAACACCCGGCTGACCATGACGAACGTCGCCGTCGGCACTCCCGCGTACATGTCGCCCGAGCAGGCGCGGGACTCGCGCAGCGTCACGGGCGCAAGCGATGTCTTCTCGCTCGGCTCGACGCTCGTCTTCGCCGCCACCGGCCATGCGCCCTTCCACGGCGCCAACCCCGTCGAGACGGTCTTCATGCTGCTGCGTGAGGGCCCCGATCTGGAGGGCCTGCCCGACGAGCTGCGGCCGCTGATCGAGTCCTGCATGCAGATGGACGCCGGGCTGCGGCCCACCCCCGCCGATCTGCAGGCCCAGCTCGCCCCGCACCTCTTCGCCTCCGGCAGCGACGACAGCGGTACGGCCTCGGCATGGCTGCCGACCTCCGCCACCGCGATGATCGAGCAGCGCCGCGGCGGAGGCCGCAGGACCTCGGCCCCCGCGCCCGCTCCGGCCCCGGTGCCGCCCCCACCCCAGCAGCCGCCCGGCGCCGACCGGGACACCGCCTGGCGCAGCGGCGCCGACCTGCGCTCCCCGGCCGCCGCTGCGGACCGGCTGCCCGACGGGGCCGGTCCGGTGCGGCTGGCCGGTGCGAAGGTGCCGATCGGTCCCGGCCCGCGCGCCCAGGACGTACGGGCAGCCGCCACGGCCGTCGCGGACGCCGGTCCCGCGACGGCCTGGGTGCGTCCGCCCGCCGGGGTGAACGGCACGATCCCCGCCGCCCCGCCCGCCCCCCTGCCCGCGCCCGCGCACGCCCCCGAGACCGCGCCCCCGGGCCCGGACCGCTGGCGGCCCTGGCGGTTCCGGATGTCCAACGATGTCTGGGGGACGCCCGTCGTCGCCGGTGATCTCCTCTACGTCACGTCCTTCGAGGTGCACGCGCTGGACGTCGGCAACGGGCGGCGCCAGTTCAAGACCCGGGACGTGGCCTGGGTGATGGCCGTCGAGGGCGGTCGTATCCACGCCTCCGACGGTCCCTCGCTGTACGCCCTGGACGCGGCGACCGGCGCCGAGCGGTGGCGGCTGCAGACCGATGCCTGGGTGTACTCCCTCAAGGCCGACCGCGGCACCGTCGTCACCGGCACCCGGGGCGGCGGCGTCCAGGCGTGGGAGGCCTCCACGGGCGAGAAGCTGTGGGAGTCCGGCGGCGTACAGACCGACTTCGAGACGGCGGAGGCCGGGCCCGCGATCCATGACGGCACGGTCTACCTCTGGCAGGACGCCCGGCTGCGTGCCGTCGACGCCCGAACCGGCATCGAACGCTGGTCGTACCCCATCGGCGACGCGGCATCCTGCGGCGGCGTACCGGTCCGGGTGACCGCGGCGCCGGACGGCTTCGTGTACGTCAGCGCGGGGGCCCGGGTCCTGGCCGTCGACACCGCGTCCGGTCGTGTCCGCTGGCACTTCGAGTCGCCCGCGGTCTTCCTCTCGCCGCCCGCGTTCGCACCCGGGCCCGCCGTCGCCGGCGGCGGGGTGTACCTCGCCGACTATCTCGGCACGGTGTACGCACTCGACGCCTCGACCGGCAAGGACCGCTGGCGCATCGCCACGGAGGCCAGGCAGTCGATCGAACCGGTTCTGGTGGCTGCGGGGAACGTCCATGTCGGCAGCGGCAGCGCGCTGTACACGCTCGACGCGGTCACCGGCACCCCGAAGTGGCGGTTCGCGGCGGGCGGTGAGGTGGTGGGGGCCCCGGTGGTCGCCGACGGCCGCGTCCACTTCGGCTCGGCCGACCATGTGCTGTACACCCTGGACGCGGCGGGCGGCCAGCTCCGCTGGAAGCTGGCGACGGGCGGCGAGATCACGGGTTCGCCGGTGGCGCGGGCCGGTGTCGTGTACGCGTGCAGCAAGGACCGCTGCGTATACGCGCTGGACGCCCTGAAGGGGACGGGTACGGGCAACCGCCCCCGGGCGTAG
- a CDS encoding PIN domain-containing protein: MTDLCFVLDSEALSRAVRRERAMTAMITKAHQAGARAVTSSMTLIEAYHSKIRRSEWNWVTSRIVVEPVTKEVADEAIALLADTGLHGHKYAIDAALAVIAGRQRGRVAVFTSDADDMRKLCGAGVQIRGL; the protein is encoded by the coding sequence ATGACCGATCTCTGTTTCGTGCTGGACAGCGAGGCTCTGTCGAGGGCGGTGCGTCGTGAGCGGGCCATGACGGCCATGATCACGAAGGCCCATCAGGCAGGCGCCCGGGCCGTGACCAGCTCTATGACCCTCATCGAGGCGTATCACAGCAAGATCCGGCGTTCGGAGTGGAACTGGGTGACGTCCCGGATCGTCGTCGAACCGGTGACCAAGGAGGTCGCGGACGAGGCGATCGCGCTGCTCGCGGATACCGGCCTGCATGGTCACAAATATGCCATCGACGCGGCACTTGCGGTGATCGCGGGGCGGCAGCGGGGGCGGGTCGCGGTGTTCACCTCGGACGCGGATGACATGCGGAAGTTGTGCGGGGCAGGGGTGCAGATCAGGGGGCTGTAG
- a CDS encoding enoyl-CoA hydratase/isomerase family protein, with amino-acid sequence MALRTETDKGTGVALVTLDRPGKLNAIDLATAAELAAAWRAFRFDDGVRAVVVTGAGGRAFCTGIDRGVEVPQPSSPYTIDDPLIAIGPKANDLWKPVIAAVEGMACGGAFYLLGEAEFVIASEEATFFDPHTTYGMVSAYEAISMAQRMPFGEVARMSLMGTAERVTARRAYETGLVSEVTAPGGAVEAALRAAGVIASYPTQAVQGTVRAVWSAKEAARAQAMAHAPHLIALGNLPPERQAELFQGRGGNGFRMR; translated from the coding sequence ATGGCTCTGCGGACGGAGACGGACAAGGGGACCGGGGTCGCGCTCGTCACCCTCGACCGGCCCGGGAAGCTCAATGCGATCGACCTGGCGACGGCCGCCGAACTGGCCGCCGCCTGGCGGGCGTTCCGCTTCGACGACGGGGTGCGGGCCGTCGTCGTCACCGGCGCGGGCGGCCGGGCCTTCTGTACGGGGATCGACCGGGGCGTGGAGGTGCCGCAGCCCTCGTCCCCGTACACGATCGACGATCCGCTGATCGCGATCGGGCCGAAGGCGAACGACCTGTGGAAGCCGGTGATCGCGGCCGTGGAGGGGATGGCCTGCGGCGGGGCGTTCTATCTGCTGGGCGAGGCGGAGTTCGTCATCGCGAGCGAGGAGGCGACGTTCTTCGACCCGCACACCACGTACGGCATGGTCAGTGCGTACGAGGCGATCTCCATGGCGCAGCGGATGCCGTTCGGGGAGGTGGCCCGGATGTCCCTGATGGGCACGGCGGAACGGGTCACGGCCCGTCGCGCGTACGAGACCGGGCTGGTCAGCGAGGTGACGGCGCCCGGCGGCGCGGTGGAGGCGGCGCTGCGGGCGGCGGGCGTGATCGCCTCGTACCCGACACAGGCGGTGCAGGGGACGGTACGGGCGGTGTGGTCCGCGAAGGAGGCGGCCAGGGCACAGGCCATGGCCCACGCCCCGCACCTGATCGCGCTCGGGAACCTGCCACCGGAGCGGCAGGCCGAGTTGTTCCAGGGGCGGGGCGGCAATGGGTTCCGGATGCGGTGA
- a CDS encoding FadD3 family acyl-CoA ligase, whose translation MRGDEEWGSIPELVRAAARRYGDREAVVEGRTRISYAELGDRVERAAAACMAAGVEPGDRVAVWAPNTLDWIVSALGAVTAGAVLVPLNTRFKGTEAAYILQRSRAKLLFVTGTFLGTSYVASLRRTVVRLPHLEQVVVLADAAPESYVTWKDFLAAGERISPAAVRERAEAITPAAPSDIVYTSGTTGRPKGAVITHAQTLRCYAIWSELAGLREGDRYLIVNPFFHTFGYKAGIIACLMRGATMVPQPVFNVDTVLANIAAERISVLPGPPTLHQSLLDHPARGAHDLSALRLVVTGAAVVPLQLVERLRTELGIATVLTAYGLSEASGIVTMCRRGDRPEVISSTSGRAIPDTEIRVLAAPGTPGEVLVRGFNVMQGYFEDPDTTTTAITADGWLHTGDVGILDEAGNLRITDRIKDMFIVGGFNAYPAEIEQLLGLHPDVADVAVIGVPDPRLGEVGKAYAVRRPGATVTADDLIAWSRREMANYKVPRTVEFVNELPRNASGKVVKGELRGRE comes from the coding sequence ATGCGCGGCGACGAGGAGTGGGGCAGCATCCCGGAGCTGGTACGGGCGGCGGCGCGGCGGTACGGGGACCGGGAGGCGGTCGTCGAGGGCCGGACCCGGATCTCGTACGCCGAACTGGGCGACCGCGTCGAACGGGCCGCCGCCGCCTGCATGGCCGCGGGCGTCGAGCCGGGGGACCGGGTGGCGGTCTGGGCCCCGAACACCCTCGACTGGATCGTCTCCGCGCTGGGCGCGGTCACGGCCGGGGCGGTCCTCGTCCCCCTCAACACCCGCTTCAAGGGCACGGAGGCGGCGTACATCCTGCAACGCAGCCGGGCGAAGCTGCTCTTCGTCACCGGCACCTTCCTCGGTACGTCATACGTGGCGTCCCTGCGCAGGACGGTGGTACGACTACCGCATCTGGAGCAGGTGGTGGTGCTGGCGGACGCGGCCCCCGAGTCCTACGTCACCTGGAAGGACTTCCTGGCGGCGGGCGAGCGGATATCGCCCGCGGCGGTGCGGGAGCGGGCCGAGGCGATCACCCCGGCCGCCCCCTCCGACATCGTCTACACCTCAGGCACCACGGGCCGCCCCAAGGGCGCCGTCATCACCCACGCCCAGACCCTGCGCTGCTACGCGATCTGGAGCGAACTGGCCGGTCTGCGCGAGGGTGACCGCTATCTGATCGTGAACCCCTTCTTCCACACCTTCGGCTACAAGGCGGGCATCATCGCGTGCCTGATGCGGGGCGCGACGATGGTTCCGCAGCCGGTGTTCAACGTGGACACGGTCCTGGCGAACATCGCCGCCGAACGCATCTCGGTCCTGCCGGGCCCGCCCACCCTCCACCAGTCCCTCCTGGACCACCCGGCGCGCGGCGCCCACGACCTCTCGGCCCTGCGCCTGGTGGTGACGGGCGCGGCGGTGGTACCCCTGCAGCTGGTGGAACGCCTGCGCACGGAGCTGGGCATCGCGACGGTCCTCACGGCCTACGGCCTCTCCGAGGCGAGCGGCATCGTCACGATGTGCCGCCGCGGCGACCGGCCCGAAGTGATCTCCTCCACCTCGGGCCGGGCGATCCCCGACACGGAGATCCGCGTCCTGGCGGCCCCCGGCACCCCCGGAGAGGTCCTGGTCCGCGGCTTCAACGTGATGCAGGGCTACTTCGAGGACCCCGACACCACGACCACCGCCATCACCGCGGACGGCTGGCTCCACACGGGAGACGTAGGCATCCTCGACGAGGCGGGCAATCTGCGCATCACGGACCGGATCAAGGACATGTTCATCGTCGGCGGCTTCAACGCCTACCCCGCGGAGATCGAACAGCTCCTGGGCCTGCACCCGGACGTGGCGGACGTGGCGGTGATCGGCGTCCCGGACCCCCGACTGGGCGAGGTGGGCAAGGCCTACGCGGTCCGCAGACCGGGCGCGACGGTGACGGCCGACGACCTGATCGCCTGGTCGAGGCGCGAGATGGCGAACTACAAGGTCCCGAGAACGGTGGAGTTCGTGAACGAACTGCCGCGCAATGCGAGCGGCAAGGTGGTGAAGGGGGAGCTGCGGGGGCGGGAGTAG
- a CDS encoding VOC family protein, with protein MAAFAHSAPCWVDVQLPDLEAGKRFYGELFGWTFRAGDGPYADALSDGELVAALAAKQDGRMPTAWGVYFATDDIVASVARIREAGGQVITDPVRVGRAGALAQAADPGGAVFGLWQAGDREGFQKQNEPGSFCWTEVYTRQKDRVDAFYEKVFGFQGTDLDEPGADESVADEPVAGGPREADDREAGPRTAESGAAESGAAFRMWSPAGTEPGPDTAVGGRSVITDAFPAEMPSYFLSYFAVEDCNATAGHAVRLGGRISAPPFDIPYGRMAVLQDDQGAVFAVLQPPVSEKGAE; from the coding sequence ATGGCCGCATTCGCGCATTCCGCGCCGTGCTGGGTGGATGTGCAGCTTCCCGACCTCGAAGCGGGCAAGCGCTTCTACGGCGAGCTGTTCGGCTGGACCTTCCGGGCCGGCGACGGTCCGTACGCGGACGCCCTCAGCGACGGGGAGCTCGTCGCCGCGCTCGCCGCGAAGCAGGACGGCCGGATGCCCACCGCCTGGGGCGTCTATTTCGCCACGGACGACATCGTCGCGTCCGTCGCCCGCATCCGGGAGGCGGGCGGTCAGGTGATCACCGATCCCGTACGGGTCGGCCGGGCCGGAGCACTCGCCCAGGCGGCCGATCCCGGGGGAGCGGTTTTCGGCCTCTGGCAGGCCGGTGACCGCGAAGGCTTCCAGAAGCAGAACGAGCCGGGCTCCTTCTGCTGGACCGAGGTCTACACCCGCCAGAAGGACCGCGTCGACGCCTTCTACGAGAAGGTCTTCGGCTTCCAGGGCACGGATCTCGACGAGCCCGGCGCGGACGAGTCCGTTGCGGACGAGCCCGTTGCGGGCGGCCCCCGCGAGGCCGACGACCGCGAGGCCGGGCCCCGTACCGCCGAGTCCGGGGCCGCCGAGTCCGGGGCCGCATTCCGTATGTGGTCCCCGGCCGGTACCGAACCAGGGCCGGATACCGCGGTCGGTGGGCGGAGTGTCATCACCGATGCGTTTCCGGCCGAGATGCCCAGTTACTTCCTCAGCTACTTCGCCGTCGAGGACTGCAATGCCACCGCCGGACACGCCGTACGCCTCGGCGGCCGCATCTCCGCGCCGCCTTTCGACATCCCGTACGGGAGAATGGCGGTGCTCCAGGACGACCAGGGTGCCGTGTTCGCCGTACTTCAGCCCCCTGTGTCCGAGAAGGGGGCAGAGTGA